A window of Pedobacter lusitanus contains these coding sequences:
- a CDS encoding CoA transferase subunit B, whose translation MLDKNGIARRIAKEIRDGYYVNLGIGIPTLVANYIPDGVNVVLQSENGLLGMGPFPFEGEEDPDMINAGKQTITTLPGSSIFDSAMSFGMIRSQKIDLTILGAMEVSENGDIANWKIPGKMVKGMGGAMDLVASAKNIIVAMQHINKAGESKLLPKCTLPLTGVNCIRKVVTELAVLDVLPEGGFRLIERAPGVSVDFIKQSTSGKLFAEADVKEMDLN comes from the coding sequence ATGTTAGATAAGAACGGAATTGCGAGACGCATCGCTAAAGAAATAAGAGACGGTTACTATGTGAATTTAGGAATTGGTATTCCAACACTGGTAGCAAATTATATCCCTGATGGAGTTAATGTAGTGCTGCAGTCAGAAAATGGTCTGCTGGGTATGGGGCCTTTCCCTTTTGAAGGGGAGGAAGATCCGGACATGATCAATGCTGGAAAACAAACGATTACTACCTTGCCTGGTTCTTCTATTTTTGACTCAGCAATGAGCTTTGGGATGATCAGAAGCCAGAAAATTGACCTGACTATACTCGGTGCAATGGAAGTTTCTGAGAATGGTGATATCGCGAACTGGAAGATTCCCGGGAAAATGGTGAAGGGGATGGGAGGAGCTATGGATTTAGTTGCTTCGGCCAAAAATATTATTGTAGCTATGCAGCATATTAATAAGGCAGGAGAAAGCAAGCTGCTTCCGAAATGTACCTTACCACTGACAGGTGTGAATTGTATCAGAAAGGTAGTAACTGAGTTAGCTGTTCTGGATGTTTTACCGGAAGGTGGTTTCAGATTGATAGAAAGAGCACCAGGGGTGAGTGTTGACTTTATTAAACAATCTACCTCAGGAAAGTTATTCGCTGAGGCAGATGTGAAAGAAATGGATTTAAACTGA
- a CDS encoding Dps family protein, whose amino-acid sequence MDAKEISLSEKQVKPVVDLLNDYLANYHIHYQKLRGCHWNVKGQNFFTLHLKFEELYTNAQLTIDEIAERVLTLGKPPHSRFADYIKESGIKELNTIGLQDLAMVDAILEDMAHLIQLERELLDATAAAGDDGSNDMVNRFMQFKEKTTWMLRSFAGKK is encoded by the coding sequence ATGGACGCAAAAGAAATTAGTTTGAGTGAGAAACAAGTTAAACCAGTAGTGGATCTATTGAATGATTATCTTGCAAACTATCATATTCATTATCAAAAGCTAAGAGGATGTCACTGGAATGTTAAGGGACAGAATTTTTTTACACTGCATCTTAAATTCGAAGAACTATATACCAATGCACAACTGACTATTGATGAAATCGCAGAACGTGTTTTAACTTTAGGAAAACCACCTCATAGCCGTTTTGCTGATTATATTAAGGAATCAGGTATTAAAGAACTAAATACTATAGGTTTGCAGGATCTGGCAATGGTTGATGCTATATTAGAAGATATGGCTCATTTAATTCAGTTAGAACGTGAACTGCTGGATGCTACTGCTGCTGCTGGTGATGATGGAAGTAACGATATGGTAAACCGTTTCATGCAGTTTAAAGAGAAAACTACCTGGATGCTACGCTCATTTGCAGGCAAAAAATAA
- a CDS encoding uridine kinase family protein, with amino-acid sequence MNNNKPYIIGVAGGSGSGKTFFLKCFLHHFSTEEVCLISQDDYYKPIGEQKVDENGWVNFDLPEGIDDTKLLEDLKLLIDGQSISRKEYTFNINEESARLMNITSAPIIIVEGLFVFHYPELSQLFDLKIFMDADEEITLNRRISRDEIERGYTRDMVMYQWVNHVMPAYKQYLLPYKESCQKVIINNKHVAEDIITTSKEISDELKETILTLKRSV; translated from the coding sequence ATGAACAATAACAAACCCTATATAATAGGTGTTGCTGGAGGCAGTGGTTCGGGAAAAACATTCTTTTTAAAGTGTTTTCTCCACCATTTCAGTACAGAGGAAGTATGTTTAATCTCCCAGGATGATTATTACAAACCAATTGGTGAACAAAAGGTAGATGAAAACGGATGGGTCAACTTTGACCTCCCTGAAGGAATAGATGACACCAAATTATTGGAAGACTTAAAATTGCTTATTGATGGTCAGTCAATTTCAAGAAAAGAGTATACTTTTAATATCAACGAGGAGAGTGCACGTTTAATGAATATTACAAGTGCACCGATTATCATTGTAGAAGGATTATTTGTATTCCATTATCCGGAATTATCTCAGTTATTCGACCTTAAAATATTCATGGATGCAGATGAAGAAATTACGCTTAACCGCAGAATCTCAAGAGATGAGATAGAACGTGGTTATACCCGTGACATGGTTATGTATCAATGGGTTAACCACGTTATGCCTGCTTATAAACAATATCTGCTTCCTTACAAGGAATCCTGTCAGAAAGTTATCATTAACAATAAACATGTGGCTGAAGATATTATCACCACTTCTAAAGAGATATCAGACGAATTAAAAGAAACTATACTGACCTTAAAGAGATCAGTTTAA
- a CDS encoding endonuclease MutS2: MIYPDNCLDRLGFTEVRQLILKHCLSPMGQYMVSKMQVMNKYDQINKFLRQTKEFKNILENQEPLQISTFFDIKSLAEKIRVEGSYLMEDELFQIYLSLQTVFSVLRFFDERKDVYPNLEALFEHLPVEKNILKKIETVLDAKGKIKPNASPKLQEIIGDIAKGEQEVRKRMDVIYKQAVASNWVADGSLTIRDGRICIPILAENKRKLKGFIHDESASGQTVYMEPEVVFTLNNKIRDLEFDKRREIIRILIALTDDLRPYTPLLLSYHGFLTKLDFVRAKALFAIEVEADMPVLVAEPRIKLINARHPLLYLSFKEDKKTVVPLNIHMNENLRIVLVSGPNAGGKSVCMKTVGLLQLMLQSGLLIPAHESSEVGIFDNIFADIGDDQSIESDLSTYSAHLTKMRYFVAHATPKSLVMIDEFGTGTDPQFGGPMAEAVLEVLNNKKVRGVMTTHYSNLKLFAGNTPGLENASMLFDNDKMKPLYVLEIGKPGSSYAFEIAQNIGLQKEVLALAREKTGTNQNRIDSLLVDLEREKKQIYDTKIQLSTQQNKVKNLVKENEELQQFLEENRKTLIKEAKLEAQTIIKNANKLVENTIAGIKENQADKVVTKQLRQNLQKVLVQHQVKEEKKPEKAVPSNTPIEVGDWVQLINTETTGQVLEINRGNLVLALGDLRSVVKKDRVQKISNKQAKKVVQSNSFSGRISEAIGNFTAELDLRGMRGENAIQEVEKYMDKSIMLGFPFIKLIHGKGDGILRKLIREYLRKYSQVNRVEDEHADRGGDGITYVYFN; this comes from the coding sequence ATGATATACCCCGATAATTGTTTAGATAGACTTGGCTTCACTGAAGTCAGACAACTCATCCTGAAGCATTGCCTGAGTCCGATGGGACAATACATGGTCAGCAAAATGCAGGTGATGAATAAATATGATCAGATTAATAAATTTTTAAGACAAACTAAAGAATTTAAAAATATCCTGGAAAACCAGGAGCCACTGCAGATCAGTACTTTTTTTGATATTAAATCACTCGCTGAAAAAATCAGAGTGGAAGGTAGTTATCTCATGGAAGATGAATTGTTCCAGATTTATCTTTCTTTGCAAACGGTTTTTTCGGTACTGCGTTTTTTTGACGAAAGAAAAGATGTTTACCCAAATCTGGAAGCTCTTTTTGAGCATTTGCCAGTAGAAAAAAACATCCTTAAAAAGATAGAGACGGTTCTTGATGCTAAAGGTAAAATCAAACCAAATGCTTCGCCCAAATTACAGGAAATCATTGGTGATATTGCCAAGGGTGAACAGGAGGTACGTAAACGGATGGACGTTATTTACAAGCAGGCTGTTGCCAGCAACTGGGTAGCAGACGGAAGTTTAACGATCAGGGACGGCAGAATTTGTATTCCTATTCTTGCTGAAAATAAGCGTAAACTCAAAGGATTCATTCATGATGAATCTGCCAGCGGACAGACCGTGTACATGGAACCTGAGGTTGTATTTACACTGAATAATAAGATAAGAGACCTGGAATTTGATAAGAGAAGGGAGATTATCAGGATTCTGATTGCGCTGACTGATGATTTAAGACCATATACGCCACTGCTGCTTTCTTATCATGGCTTTTTAACCAAACTTGATTTTGTAAGGGCTAAAGCTTTATTTGCAATTGAGGTTGAAGCAGATATGCCGGTACTGGTAGCAGAACCAAGAATTAAGCTGATCAATGCAAGACATCCGCTGTTGTATTTATCTTTTAAAGAAGATAAGAAAACGGTTGTTCCTTTGAATATTCATATGAATGAAAATTTAAGGATTGTTTTGGTCTCAGGGCCCAATGCGGGTGGAAAATCAGTTTGTATGAAAACTGTTGGTTTGTTGCAGTTAATGCTGCAATCGGGTTTGCTGATACCTGCGCATGAATCCAGTGAGGTTGGAATATTTGATAACATATTTGCCGATATCGGTGATGATCAGAGTATAGAAAGTGACCTGAGTACTTATAGTGCGCATTTAACCAAAATGCGTTATTTCGTAGCGCATGCCACACCAAAGTCGCTGGTTATGATTGACGAATTTGGTACCGGAACTGATCCGCAGTTTGGCGGACCAATGGCCGAAGCGGTTCTGGAAGTACTGAATAATAAAAAAGTAAGAGGGGTGATGACAACGCACTACTCTAACCTGAAATTATTTGCAGGGAATACGCCGGGACTGGAAAATGCTTCCATGTTATTCGATAATGATAAAATGAAGCCTTTGTACGTGCTGGAAATAGGTAAACCGGGCAGTTCTTATGCTTTTGAGATTGCGCAGAATATCGGACTGCAAAAAGAAGTACTGGCACTGGCCCGGGAAAAGACCGGAACAAACCAGAACCGGATAGATAGTTTACTGGTTGATCTGGAAAGAGAGAAGAAACAGATTTATGATACCAAAATTCAGCTTTCCACGCAGCAGAATAAAGTAAAGAACCTGGTTAAGGAAAATGAGGAATTGCAGCAATTTCTGGAAGAAAACAGGAAAACCCTGATCAAAGAAGCGAAGCTTGAGGCGCAGACTATTATTAAAAACGCTAATAAACTGGTTGAAAATACAATTGCCGGTATCAAAGAAAATCAGGCCGATAAAGTTGTGACCAAACAGCTGAGACAGAATCTGCAAAAGGTTTTGGTACAGCATCAGGTTAAGGAAGAAAAGAAACCTGAAAAGGCAGTCCCTTCAAATACGCCTATCGAAGTTGGTGACTGGGTACAGCTGATTAATACAGAAACAACGGGACAGGTACTGGAGATCAACCGGGGCAATTTAGTCCTGGCATTAGGAGATCTGCGTTCTGTAGTTAAGAAAGATCGTGTACAGAAAATCAGCAACAAGCAGGCTAAGAAAGTAGTGCAGAGCAATTCTTTCTCGGGCAGAATATCTGAAGCTATAGGAAACTTTACTGCAGAACTAGATCTGCGTGGAATGCGCGGAGAAAATGCAATACAGGAAGTGGAAAAATACATGGACAAATCTATTATGCTGGGCTTCCCTTTTATCAAATTGATTCATGGAAAAGGGGATGGCATTTTAAGAAAGTTAATCCGGGAATATCTGAGAAAATACAGTCAGGTAAACCGTGTCGAAGATGAGCATGCAGACCGGGGTGGTGATGGTATTACCTACGTGTATTTCAATTAA
- a CDS encoding PQQ-dependent sugar dehydrogenase — MKIIFTLFFIVFFLSACEKNTNNESPGALPDADIKTEVLTQSLKFPWEIIYGPDNFIWFTERAGKISRLNPLNGVITLVHTIAEVNSLGEGGLLGMALHPQFSSNPYVYVVYDYGSGNSYKGKVVRFTFNNGVFVAPLVLLDQIPASSIHNGSRLLITPDLKLLITTGDANAAAQAQNTGSLSGKILRLNLDGSIPSDNPLPNNPLWTYGHRNPQGLVQANNKLYSSEHGPDNDDEINLIQKGRNYGWSNVEGFCNTAVEKDFCALNNIAEPMMNWTPTIAPSGLTYYNSDYIPQWKNSLLVVALKGSRLLQLKLDEGGSKITAARDFLQNQFGRLRAICQSPEGKVYVATSNGTNDQIIEISAR; from the coding sequence ATGAAAATAATATTTACTTTATTTTTTATTGTGTTTTTTCTTTCAGCATGTGAAAAAAACACAAATAATGAGAGCCCGGGAGCATTACCGGATGCTGATATCAAAACGGAGGTACTTACCCAATCCCTGAAGTTTCCATGGGAGATCATATACGGACCAGATAATTTTATCTGGTTCACCGAAAGGGCTGGTAAAATCAGCCGGTTAAACCCGCTTAACGGGGTCATCACTTTAGTACATACCATTGCAGAAGTAAACAGCCTGGGAGAAGGTGGATTGCTGGGAATGGCATTACATCCGCAGTTCAGCAGTAATCCTTATGTTTACGTAGTTTATGATTATGGCTCAGGTAATAGTTATAAAGGGAAAGTAGTTCGTTTTACTTTTAATAACGGTGTATTTGTTGCGCCGCTGGTTTTACTGGATCAGATTCCAGCATCTTCCATACATAATGGCTCCAGGTTACTGATTACTCCGGATCTTAAATTGCTAATCACCACAGGTGATGCCAATGCAGCAGCTCAGGCACAGAATACAGGTAGTTTATCCGGGAAAATATTAAGGCTGAATCTGGACGGCTCTATTCCGTCTGATAATCCTTTGCCAAATAACCCACTGTGGACTTATGGACACCGTAATCCCCAGGGACTGGTACAAGCCAATAACAAATTGTATTCTTCTGAACACGGGCCTGATAATGATGATGAAATTAACCTGATTCAGAAAGGCAGAAATTATGGTTGGTCAAATGTAGAGGGCTTCTGTAATACGGCTGTCGAAAAAGACTTCTGTGCCCTGAATAATATTGCCGAACCTATGATGAACTGGACGCCTACAATTGCACCATCAGGCTTAACTTATTACAATTCGGACTATATTCCGCAGTGGAAAAACTCTTTACTGGTCGTTGCGCTTAAAGGATCCAGACTTTTACAGCTTAAACTGGATGAAGGGGGTAGTAAGATTACTGCGGCCAGAGATTTTCTGCAAAACCAGTTTGGCAGGTTAAGAGCAATCTGTCAGTCACCGGAAGGAAAAGTATACGTTGCAACCAGCAATGGAACAAATGACCAGATCATAGAAATTTCTGCGCGATAA
- a CDS encoding CoA transferase subunit A, protein MINKRVADADEAIRDIIDGQTIMLGGFGLCGIPEKCIAALVKKGVKELTCISNNAGVDDFGIGLMLKTRQVKKMISSYVGENAEFERQLLSGELEVELIPQGTLATRCMAAGYGMPVIYTPAGVGTEVAEGKEVRNFNGKDYLMEYAFEADFAIVKAWKGDTAGNLVFRSTSRNFNPVMAMAGKITIAEVEELVEPGELDPDHIHTPGVYVHRIFQGKDYEKRIEQRTIRPRN, encoded by the coding sequence ATGATCAATAAGAGAGTAGCGGATGCCGATGAAGCAATCCGCGATATTATAGACGGACAAACGATTATGCTTGGTGGTTTCGGCCTGTGTGGTATTCCTGAAAAGTGTATTGCTGCATTGGTAAAGAAAGGCGTTAAGGAACTTACCTGTATTTCTAATAATGCAGGTGTCGACGATTTTGGAATCGGCCTGATGCTGAAAACCCGCCAGGTAAAAAAAATGATTTCTTCTTATGTAGGAGAAAATGCAGAATTTGAACGCCAGTTACTGAGCGGAGAACTAGAAGTCGAATTAATTCCTCAGGGTACATTAGCTACCCGTTGTATGGCAGCTGGTTATGGGATGCCGGTAATTTATACTCCTGCCGGTGTAGGTACTGAAGTAGCCGAAGGCAAGGAAGTCAGAAACTTTAACGGAAAGGATTACCTGATGGAGTATGCTTTTGAAGCAGATTTTGCCATTGTAAAAGCATGGAAAGGTGATACTGCCGGTAATCTTGTTTTCCGTTCCACAAGCCGTAATTTTAATCCTGTAATGGCTATGGCCGGAAAAATTACCATTGCTGAAGTAGAGGAGCTCGTAGAGCCGGGTGAACTTGATCCTGATCATATTCATACCCCTGGAGTTTATGTACACCGTATTTTTCAGGGTAAAGATTACGAAAAAAGAATAGAGCAGCGCACGATCAGACCGCGTAATTAA
- a CDS encoding DPBB and LysM peptidoglycan-binding domain-containing protein: protein MQKYYIPLLFGLFLNLSAVKADNLRDSIGVENLHGKKLILHQVVAKDTYYSLGRRYNVSPKDIIAYNENKFLSIGVLIKVPTNIPFSGPVAATPVKTEVTKHTEPVKQAVVVNKPAENTATDQGNSEFTEHAVQPKENLMMLARQYGTTVADIKRINDLKTINLKIGQILKMPVKAGGETASSTPLQKTPVQTTPVQTAQTNPAVTTPAHPTPPPVQVPVQEKKPEIVKKQETPVVKTEPVVLARQESPDKNQFLEHIVASNETMYSIATKYNLTLDQLKAKNNLTTNSLFVGQKLLINGQYPVKAERNSNEDTKDADTIESVKNPSLRLPASRYGLSQMDEKGAGVWITDKDLDPSKMLVLHRSAPIGTIMKITNPMSNRSTFAKVVGKFTENESTKDVIIVVTKAVADALGALDKRFLCNLTYSGQANEQ from the coding sequence ATGCAAAAATATTATATACCGTTATTATTTGGCCTTTTCCTCAATTTATCTGCAGTAAAGGCCGATAATCTAAGAGATTCAATAGGTGTTGAGAATCTACATGGCAAAAAACTTATTTTACACCAGGTCGTTGCAAAGGACACTTATTACTCCCTGGGCAGAAGATATAATGTTAGTCCAAAAGACATTATCGCTTATAACGAGAACAAATTCCTCTCTATCGGAGTTTTGATCAAAGTACCAACAAACATCCCTTTTTCAGGACCAGTTGCTGCCACACCGGTAAAAACTGAAGTAACCAAACATACTGAACCTGTTAAACAGGCAGTTGTAGTAAATAAACCAGCAGAAAATACCGCTACTGATCAAGGTAATTCAGAATTTACTGAACATGCCGTTCAGCCTAAAGAGAATTTAATGATGCTTGCCAGACAATATGGCACCACAGTAGCTGATATTAAACGGATCAACGACCTTAAAACTATAAATCTTAAGATCGGACAGATTCTAAAAATGCCTGTAAAGGCCGGAGGAGAAACTGCTTCATCAACTCCGCTGCAAAAAACACCTGTACAGACAACACCGGTTCAAACTGCTCAGACAAATCCTGCAGTAACTACTCCGGCGCATCCAACACCTCCGCCAGTACAGGTTCCCGTTCAGGAGAAAAAACCTGAAATTGTAAAAAAACAAGAAACACCTGTTGTTAAAACGGAACCGGTAGTTCTGGCCCGTCAGGAAAGCCCGGACAAAAATCAGTTCCTGGAACATATCGTTGCATCTAATGAAACGATGTATTCCATAGCAACAAAATATAACCTGACACTTGATCAGTTAAAAGCAAAAAACAACCTGACAACAAACTCTCTCTTTGTTGGTCAGAAATTACTGATAAACGGGCAGTATCCTGTTAAAGCTGAGCGAAATAGCAATGAAGACACCAAAGATGCAGATACCATAGAATCTGTTAAAAACCCCTCTTTGAGGCTTCCGGCAAGCCGTTACGGACTGAGCCAGATGGATGAAAAAGGTGCTGGCGTCTGGATCACAGATAAGGATCTTGACCCGTCAAAAATGCTGGTATTACATCGCTCTGCACCTATCGGAACTATCATGAAAATTACCAATCCGATGAGTAACAGATCTACTTTTGCGAAGGTTGTTGGTAAATTTACTGAGAATGAGTCCACAAAAGATGTTATTATTGTAGTCACAAAAGCGGTAGCTGATGCATTGGGCGCATTGGATAAAAGGTTTTTGTGCAATTTAACGTACAGTGGACAAGCGAATGAACAATAA